Proteins encoded in a region of the Neodiprion virginianus isolate iyNeoVirg1 chromosome 2, iyNeoVirg1.1, whole genome shotgun sequence genome:
- the LOC124298017 gene encoding ubiquitin-like protein 5: protein MLEITCNDRLGKKVRVKCNPDDTIGDLKKLIAAQTGTHWEKIVLKKWYTIFKDHIKLQDYEIHDGMNLELYYQ, encoded by the exons atgcTTGAGATCACTTGCAATGACCGtcttggaaaaaaagtaagagtGAAATGTAATCCCGATGACACGATAGGAGATCTAAAAAAGCTGATAGCGGCGCAAACGGGAACCCATTGGGAAAAGATAGTCTTAAAAAAATGGTACACCATATTCAAAGACCACATTAAGCTCCAAGACT ATGAAATACACGATGGTATGAATTTGGAGTTGTATTACCAGTGA